The DNA segment TCTTCAGAGCTCACCCCAGTCCCATTCCCGAGGAGCACGTGGCTGTGCTGAACTTTCCACACAGTACAACCAGGACGGTTAGGGCAGGACCTCCAGTTCGAGATTTTACATGTTCCCCTGGTCCCATGTTGACGGCGCAGGGTCTCCTTCCAAACCAGAAAACCCCAAATAGATGTTGCTAGATTGCCCCCAACGCTTGGATCGTCTGGGTTAACAGGTCCTGAAGGGAAGTCCCTGGGCACCTCCCACCTGCTCAACATCGCCTGCCAAGTAGCGGATGGGATGAGGTACCTGGAGGAGAAGCACATTGTCCACCGGGATCTGGCGGCCAGAAACATCCTGGTGGGAGAGGAACTCACCTGCAAAATCGCTGATTTTGGACTTGCCCGGCTCCTCAAGGTGGGTCCCTTCCATCACCCCAGGCCACCCAGCTGCCCCACGCTGCAGCCATTCCCCTGCCGTCCCCTTTCCCAACCCGCAGCCCCAGCAAAGCCCCAAAAGCAGCGGCTGTGTTCATCATACCATCCCTCACGACCCGTTGTCCTCCCGTTGCTTTTCAGGATGACATTTAttccaccagcagcagcactaaAATCCCGGTGAAGTGGACAGCCCCGGAGGCAGCCAACTACCGCACCTACTCCCTCAAGTCCGATGTCTGGTCCTATGGGATTCTGCTCTACGAAGTCTTCACGTATGGACAGATCCCGTATGAAGGTAGGGCTGCCAGCCCCCTCCACATGCCAGGCAGCTGGCCCACGGTCCCCAAAAGCCACCACGTCATGAATTGTTATATCGTCCCTCCCATAAGGGATGTGGAAGCAGCTCCTAGAGCATGAGCAAGTTATTGTCCGCTTTGGGGATTGCTTAGAGGGACTTTCAGTGCTTGCAGAGTaggtgcaggagctgggggcaggAATGTGGTTTGGGCTGGATGAtctcccccagcctctgctctaCCAGCCTCCTGGCAGAGAGACACCATTTCACAGCAGCGCCAGTTGACATCATGGCCCACACAGGTGTACCTTCAGGGCATCCTCTGGGGACATCAGATTCAGGgccattttctccttctttgcAGGAATGACAAACCAAGAAACCGTACGGCAGATCACCAGGGGCTACCGCCTTCCCCggcccagctcctgccctcccGAGATCTACAGCATCATGCTGGAGTGCTGGAGCGGCAACACGGAGGAGCGTCCTACCTTCCTGGCCCTGCGGGAGAAGCTGGGCTTCATCTACAGACGGCTGCTCAGCTCCCTCTCCTGAGGGACCATCCTTCCCACCATCCTTCCTGCACAAGCCCCTCCAGGCCAGCTCTTGCCAAGAAGCTCCTTCCTTCTGGTTTGCCCTCTGACAGGGCTCCAAGGAAAGCacatccccccccaaaaccagcccaTGGTCCCTCTCGGTCAGGATGCAGGGAGGTGGCTAAGGGAAAAGGCAACGAGTTGTGGAGACCTCGTTGCCAGTGCTTGGCTGTGTAGCAGTCTGGGAAAGCCCCGTGGTAGCGAAGGCATCACCCAGAGTTTACATCTTCATTCAGCCAGTAGGGTGGGAGGTCCCTGCCGCTCCCCATGCCAACGTGAAGGTTTGCAGTTTGTGTTCAGTTGTGGCTCCGCTTGATTTTTCTTGTAGTGAGTGTCCGGTGTATTTATCAATAAACGTGTGTGCATCCATCCACGTGAGTCCTTGTAGGGCATCACTGGAcgctgctcccctccctgcccaggaaGCAATATTTTGCAACCAGTCCCACTCTTGCAGCCACAAATACAACCATCTTCGTGTGTCTTTGGTCTCTGCTCATCCAGGTGTGCATTAAACCTTCGTGTGCATCTGCCAGCCCTAGCCCAGGCAACAGCCCAGCTTGCCCCAAGGACCCTgcacaggcagctcctgcctgggctgctCCGCTCTGGCTCCTTACCTTGCTCACCGTCGTGTGGTTATTCCAAGAAAAATGCGTATCTGGGTTCAACTATTTAATGCCGGGTGCAGGCGGCAGAGGCAGCACTCGATAAAACACTGTTTTGCTCTTTATCACGCCCACAGTGCAAAGCCAAGAGAtgctcccaccacccccagctcCTCGCCAGTCCCAGGGTACAGCAATACAGGAGGACCTTGAGCCTCTTGTCCCCCCGCAAAAAGCTGGAGGGAAGCATTTGCTCCAGCCAAGtacctttttcccctccccaaccCATGCACACTCTCAGAGGCCGGGCTGTCCTTGGCAGCGGTGGAAGGACTCACCGAAAAAGCAACACCAGGAGCAGTGCCAAGGTCCCGGGCTGGTGCAGGCAGCCTCCCCGGGGCTGGCACCGATGCGCTTGGGGCACCGATGGCAGGGAGAACAACATGCTGTGGGTGAAAGGCAGCCTGGCTATAAATTTTCTCCTGCCAAGTGCATTTTGCCTGTTTGCATCAGAGGGGGTGACCGGTAGGACCGAAACAACAGCAGGGTTGGAATACATAAAGTTAATAAAGTTTATGCAATACTCTCCGTGCCTAAGCAACATCCACACTGTgcaaaagagcagaaacaagTCTGGCTGTTAATTGAGCAAGTCTCCGTGCACGAGGGGCCTGGAAAGGGGAGGTGGGAATGTGGTTTAGGGGTGTGATTGATTAATTCCTGATCCGACCGGGCTTCCTCTGATGCCCGAGCAAGGATGAGGCGGTTGCTGAGCCCTCAGGAGCTGCGGCTGTGCCCCGGGAAGGCAGCAGCTCCGCGTTATGAGCGttcacagctggaaaaaagcaaCAGGTTGGGTTTGGACACGGCTGCAAGCAGAAACCCTCAtcttgcaaaacattttgcagcCTGATCAAACAGCACACGTGTGCACAGCCCAGATTCCCTTCCACAAGAAACTAAAGACCGCGGCTCTGTCTGGCGGGTGATGGGTTTACTGCACACCAAGAAAGGAACACGCGcggtgcaggcagggcacagcTGTTGCAgcaataaagatattaaatttGCGGGTCCGGCTGCCACCAGATGGAGCTAAAAAAtaagcaggaggagaagggcGTGCGTGGGGTGCTGGGGCGGTGGGGGGCTGGCGTGGGGAGCAGCGGTGCATGGGTGGGCAGCCCTCGCTGCCCGCACTGGTCCCATCAGACATGTGGTCCCAAAGCAGCTCACTCTGCTATAGCAATGCCACGATGGGTGGAGTGGaggggggggcatggggacatggTGCTGCCCACAgcagtttttccttccttctctgcagctgcatgaAAAGCTGATCACGCTGCTTGGGTTCGCCCTCCAGCACGATCTGCTGGGTTTTGGCATTTCTCCGAGTCATCACTTGCTGCCTAAAAGTAGACAGAGTTGGAGGGGGGGAGCCCAGATTTTCTCATCTTCTCCCAGGATCTCAGCCTGGGCAGGGCACTGCAGCTCCCCCCCAAAATCGGGGCCACTATAGGGGCTGGGCTCTTACCAAAATCCATTCCACGAAGACAGAGCTGCTGGGGTCCCAATCCTTTCCAAACCCCTCCGGAGTGGGCATTGCAAATACTGTCATTAAAGGCATTCGCCTGCTCTGGCTCCAGCCTGGCACGTGCCCCTTTTGCAGATTCAACTTGACCAAGTGGCATTTGAAAACAGCATCAGGCTAACGCGATGTATTTGAGCTGtgcagtttctttctgtttttaaggtCCAACATTGGCCTTTGAAGGGTGAGGGGGAAGCAAagctgctggaggaaaaaaaaaaattaaaaaaaaaaattccccaagcAGCAAGAGGCAGGCAATGAAAGGAAGTATTTCTCACGCCAGGGCTGCTGTGAGAGCTCCTCGGAGGCGGCGGGGTGACACAAGGGCCGCTGCAAGGGCCGAGAGCGAGTGGAAAGcatcagctattttttttttcccccaaaaatgTGAGTTAAGCAACAGTCAAAACACGGCGTCTCGTCAAGCGTCACgagggagcagaggaggggaTGTCCGTCCCCGTGGGGGTTGGTGCCGTGGGAGGTGGGTGCTCATCCCTCCGACAGCAAGGGGGGGGATGCTTAGGGAGGGGTATGGTATATAAAGAGCCCCTTTGCTTGTCTCCCTTCAGTTGCCCAGTGAATTCCTTGCAATCCCACCACAGCAGGCAGCACGATGACCCGAGACACAGGAAATCAGCTGGAATCATTAAATcgtttaagttggaaaagacctttaagatcattgagtccaactgtgaacctaacactgccaagtccaccactgaaccgtgtccctaagtgccacatctacacgtcttttaaatacctccagggatggtgactcaatcgcttccctgggcagcctgttccaatgcctgacaaccctttcagtgaagaaatttttcctaatatccagtctaaaccttccctggtgcaacttgaggccatttcctctcatcctactACTtattacttgggaaaagagaccgacaCCCACAGCAGTGGGGATGGAAACACCACAAAAATAAACGTGCTTGTCTGTCAGATGCTTTTCCTAAACACATCTGAGTGCTGCCAAGGGGCAAGAAAAGCCCCAAAAGCACCAGGCACCCCAAACAACCAAAGCGATGCCAAGGTCTTTGCTCTCAGCAATACCATGAAGCTGCCTGGGAATGCAGTCTGGGGGGAGGGATCAGGCTCTCCCTGCTTTTTCAcccccagcagagcagaagcCCAAGTCTGTGAGACTTTACAGACATTCAGAAAAATCCCCTTTAATTCAGCAGGGCTTTTTCAGGCAGTTTTGCTGCACTGGACAGGGAGCCGTTGGCATCAGGGCAGCCACTCACCGATGCTCCGGTCACTGCTGCAAATCCGACTTGCCTTGCAGCAACGTGGGAACGAGCTTAACCTCCATGCAGCATCCAAAAATGGGATGGAGGAGCATCCATGTGCTGGTAGCATCACAGCAGGCGGCCAAAGCAGCTCACCCAGAGCTGGGTCAGGCCAGGGAAAGCGCCCAGCTGAAAACCAGGGATGCGGGATTGGTACCTTTGCTCTGCCACAGCCTCCCTTGGGTGCCTGGGGACAGTTGCTGGGTTTGACCCTCCCCGATCACGAGACCAACAAGCAAATACGGCAATATTGACTTTACCTTTGTGCGTCCACACTTTAATCTGCAGCCTCTGAGGCTgcaggcttggaaaaaaaacgTTTCTCCAAAATCTGGGGCTTCTGCTGGGAACCAGCAGCAGATGAGACCCTGCTACTCCCCTGAAGCATCCCTGGGGTGAGCAGCAGCCAAAGGGCTTTGCCAGGGCATGGGAAGACCCCGAAGCAGCGCTTGCTGGTATGAGTCAGTGCCATAGCCACTCTTCCCAGCAAACCAGCCAGACCGCACGCCTCATCTTGTCTTActcagaagggatttttttttttttcctcaatctTCCTGTGTTTTGTGACGTTTAAAAGCTGCCACGTGCCTCCTGCCATAAACAGCCACATGCACAtaggtgcagccccccccccagcagttTGCTGCCCAGCTGGAAGTCAGATCAGATCAGTCATGGGGTGATGTACCACCGTGGACAGAGAGGTCACCCACAGGGGTCCAAACCATGAGCCCAAGGCTGCTGGCCCTGGGAAACCCCCCCACAGCCATTCCTTTTGGATGCACATAGCTACACAGGGGGGGAGCGGAGgtcccagtgctgccccagTGCTACAGGGGGGACACAGACCCTCTGCCCCAAGGACAAGGAGAGGTAGAACTCAGGGCAAAGCTTATGCAATGCTTTTCCCTACCAGAAACAAGGAGCAAAGCTGGAAACGACCCTGGATGCCTCTGTAGCACGGACAAAAAGCAGAACAGTTCAGGGAGCTGCCTGAACACAGCTTTACCCTTCAGCCCTGCCCGTACGGGATGCAGCGGTACAAAGTCACCGCTCAGGGGGTCCCGTGGCCCCCAGCTCCTCACGCACACAAGGACTGTCCCGTATCTTGTGCTGGggctgaaagcagagcagagcaggaagaTTTGGCACCTTTAAATCCACCCTTGCCAGGGTTTTGTTTGCCTCCAGCAGGAACGGGGACCTTGCCCCCTTGCATGCAGGCGGCTGCAGGCTCTTGTTTTCTCAGTGCTTTATCAAGCAGCACACCCCAGCTATCAATCAGGCTGATCGCAGAAGGGCCAAACAGCTAAGTTGACTAATTCAAGGCAAAAATCTGCCAAAACTCCACTTAGGGCAGTACGGCACGTGGGCCAGCTGGGCTCCAGGACTGCCCAGCCCCATGCACCCCCCTGAGCTGCCATCCCCACCGTGAGCTCCAGCCTGATATCAGACCCACAAAATGCAAGCCCTGAGCGAGCCTTCTCTCTCCCTTCGTTATGGAAGGCTCACTCTGCACTTAAatccttcccccagccccgacCAGAGCCAGGTGCTCACTCCTACCCCAcgaggcactggagcagggcagggcagcaaTGGGCTTGGGGAGAAAAACAAGTTCAGTGCCAGCAGGGACAGGCTGTGCAGCCAAGTTAGGAGGAAAGGGTGGGGGAAAAACATTTGCAGCATCACCACAGCCCAGCCGGATCTTGCTCACATGCAAACCACACACATCCCGGGGAGTCACGCTGACACGACCGTGCCATCAAGAGTCACCAGACCCTGCTGCTGCGGTCAGAGGCTGCACCGCATCCTGGTTGAGCCCCACCACCATCCGCAGCATCGCTCTGCCCTCCCAGCCCGGATGAAGAACAACCCCCAGCGTTTTAAAAGGCTGCTCGAGTTTATTATTTGCCATCGTACGAGTACAAGGTAAATAAAACACGTTACTGCATCCGGGCAGAAAGGGCATAGTTACGTTGAGAAAGAGTAAAAAGGCTGGTGTGGGAATCACGGGGGgtttttgctgcattttcttcttacaAAGCAACACCTTTGCTTTGGAGCAGCCTGCCTACTCTACAGGGGGAAGGGGCTGTGCCCGCCGGCCTGGGGAGCAGCCGCTGACCCGCTCATGCCGAGGGTCCGGAGCTGGGCTCGCTGGCGTGACGCCTCCGTCCCGCTCCCGGGGCTGGAACCAGGCCACACGCCATCGGTCCCGTTGTCACCCGCAGCGTTCCCGAGCTGCAAGACAGAGCAGAGAGGGGGTCAGGCCAACGCCGAGGCGTTGCGCCGTCGCTCTGCGTTGATTTTTTGCAGCAAAGGAGCGGGGCGCCCTGGGCACGAAGACGTCGCCCATCAGGTCGGGATGCACCTCGGGGGACGCAGCAGGGATGTCCCCAACCGCCCTGGGTGCTGCACTGGTGCTCGCCTGCGTCATCTCATCCGAGGAAAGCACTCACCTCTCCGGGGACTCCGACACAGTTGTCATGGCTGGGTGAGTCGTCTTCCCGAAGAAGAAGCTGGCCCACCAGTGGCCGGGGTCAGACTTGGGCAGACCTGGGGGACAGCGTGTGCCGGGGAAAGTCTGGGTCAGTGCAACCCAGGCAATCCCGCTACCACCCCGGTCTCATCCCATAGGAGAGGCTGGGTCACCTCCAGTAAGATTTGGAGCGATGGGGCCAGGAGCAGAGTCCTCCCGCGGCCCCGAGCCAGGCAAGCACTTACCCGGGGGGTGGGGGATGACCTCCCCGGAGTACTCCGAGCTGCCGCAGGAGCTGTTGCTGGATGTGGAGCTCAGGCGCCCTGTGGAGAAATCACGGCCATCAGAGCCACCACTGACCCTCGGTCGCGCCACGAAAAGCAAAGCATGGGCTCGGTGTGGCCGTCCCTGGAGCGACACGGCTCGGTCTCATCACTGTCTCACTCCAGTACTTGCCCAGCTTTAGTGCCAAGTCAATAAAAAACACTAGGAAGGGAATACTGCTGAGATTACAAACTGGCCGACAGCAGGTAGCAGAAAAGCACCTGAACACCTCTGAAGGAAAACACTTGCAACCCCAAGGACATTATTTAATGGCTTTGCATCTGTATGCAACACTTGGGAGGCCTGTGCAGACAACTCGAGGCCAAGAGGATGCAGATTCCTGCATATAATCCACGCAGTTTTAGTCCAACTGCTAGAAGCCTGTTACTAGTTTCAGCTCAAGGGGAACACTTTAATTCCCTCTGGTTTAGGCAATCCATTAAACCAGAAAATCTCTCCCCTGGAGAGGTACCAGTAGCTACCATTGCCCAGGCTGGTTTTGCAGCTCATTTCCACAGCAACAGCACGAGATGCATTTGAGGCCATCACCTCCCTTCATCTACAACCTTAATAAGAAGTGAAGGAGTTTGCAAGACCTATCTCCAGCTGGTACAACTGGGCAGGGGTGGCCCAAAGGAGGGTCTgagcagcaggagggatggcGGCTGgctgctccccttccccagcaagGACCCTGCCAGCTCTCACGGGGCTTCAGCTGAAAGCTCACACCTGAGCTCAGCTTCATCTCTGCTGAAGCCATATCCCCTCCAGCCTGGCAGAGCATCCCACCCGCTCGCCCACCACCCCGAGCCCACCCCAGCCCCGAGCGCGTGCCCTTACTTCTGTAGTAGTTGTGCGTCGCCATGAGCGAGCCGCTCGATGGGATGGATGCCATGGTTCTCGATCTTGGTTCTTGTGCAGCTCTAAAACCTGTGAGCAAAGGGGCAGCTGTCATCGCAGAGAGGACGAAGCGtggcccccgcagcccccaccCGCCCCAGGCCTGACCCTTGCCCATACACAAGAAAACTGCAAGAGTTTCAATGGTACCAGTGTGATTTCTCAAGAGATTTGACACGCATAACCTCACAGTGGCACTGCGCTGGGTACAGAGGTTAGCGCTCGTGGTGCTACACGTGGTTTAAATCCGCAGCTGTAGAGCCAAGAGCTCTACGTGCAAAGCCAAAATAATTCCCTCAAAAACGACTGTCTGCACACAGCACAGGCCTGGCGAGTCTGCGCAGCACCTTCCCCGAACCCCACGCGGGTGCTTGGCTTCCTTGCAAAAATCCAATTCCCCTCATTGTATCAACAGTTGGGAGTTATGAAATCTCAGGCAGAGATTGCGTAAGTAGCAAAGGAGTGTTTAGCTTGGGGCACATACCGAGGATTTTCATGCAAGGGGTTCCAgccccagcctgtccccagcaGTGCCTCCGCCACCCCCGAGCCGGGGGGGCAAACCTGCGGGCCACCATCATGCACAACACATCCCTCCTCCTGCAACGTCTGCTTCCAGCACGGGCAAGAAAATTTGCTCTCCCTGGCCCACAATTATTTTGgggaattatttttctcctcctggtACAACACACACCCCTGCTAAGATGCTGACTCTTCCCACATCCCGTGGCCTGATCCCTTCTTCTTCAAGCAAACTCCAAAAAGGCTCAAACAGCCAAAGGTGCCTCTTGCCACCACAAGCCACGGTCCCCTGGGCCTGCAAGAGGACACCGAGCCCCATCGCCATCCGGCGGCACAGCAAAAGCACCGACCTGGGCTGCGAGCCGGGTGCGGGGGAGGCAGCCAGCACCCCAGGGTCCTCACCCCTGCCCTCGGCCATCCAgctcctccccagctcctgaGGAGGCTTTTTCCTGGTCTAATGCTGCACCCTCTTGTTGGGTATCCTGCTACTGAACGTCCTCCACGCATGCACGTCCCCGTTAATACAGTAATCCTtagtggggaaactgaggcacggagccGTCTCCCCCAAGTTTCACCCCAAAGTCACTCGGCACAGCCTTGCAGTGCACCCttctcaaagcaaaaaaaaacaaacccgcGCCATCCCACCCCAAATTGCTACGGGCCGCCCCGTTTCTCCCCGCCGGGACTGCACTACCTGGACTGGGCAGCGGCGGGGtccggcgggcgggcgggcactAGGGccgctcggcggcggcggcgccgcccgGGGAACGCAGcgtccgctccgctccgctccgctccgcaccGCACGGCCTGAGCCGCGGCGCTGCTGGctccgccccccgccccgcccttATATCCCCTCTGGACACGCCTCCTCGGGGCTCACCGCCAATCGAGATGAGGAGGGCGTGGCCGGGAACgcccctccttttttccttgaggGGCGGGGTCAGCgagggaggggcggggcctgcGAGGGAGGGGCGTGGTCTGCGAGGGAGGGGCGGGGCAGGGTGTGCGCAGCGCCGAGCACCGCGCTCCGGGGTCCCGCGTTCCCCGGGGGGCGAGGGGCGAAGGGGTCCTTCGGAATCGCTCGAACTGCCACACAAACCCTCCACGTAACGTTCAAATAACACCCGGAATTTGGGGCGAGAAGAGTTAAAAAACTGGTACTGCGGGGTCCGAGTCCTGGAGAGCCAAGGCAATGCCTATGGAAAACGGAAACTTTCcagaaaattgctttctgtGTGGGATGGAAATGCGGTTGAGAACACAAAGGGAATCCACACGTAAGCGTCACGGGGAGACGCAAGAGCCTCGCGGTGTCTCCACAAAGGCAGTTGGCTATTTGCTATAGCTGAAGGGTTATTCATTTATTCGCTCTCCCCAATCCAGCAATACTTGAGAGCAGGTTGCTGTGGCCCGCTGAGGGTTCCCAATAAAATcttgcagctgtgggaaagagCATTTTTAGGGGGTGATTAGGGTTTGGAGAAAGGAGGGAGCCCGTATCCCAGCCTGGGGTGGTTCTGGCGCAAACTCACCCTGCAGCAAGGTTCATTCCTCCCCCAGCCTGTGATTTTTCTTATTAAGCCGGAGTGATTTGTTAAGCACCGGGGGCGAGCAGCCAGCTCCAggggaggcagggctggctcGCTCCAGGAGGACATCGATCTCCCCACGCAGCTCATGGGGCTGCAAAAGGGCTGAGATGCCCTTGGGGCTGTGTTTTTCGGTGGGGCaagcccacccacccaccccagcacGGGGACACCCTGGGTGACCCATGTCCCCAGATCCCCCCACCTCGCCCACGCAACAAGGCAATACTCCTGCCATCACATCATCCCAGGAAATCATCCGGGACAGCTTCGGGGAAAGCCTTGGCACCACAGAGCTATaaataaattgtttattttcaaa comes from the Haliaeetus albicilla chromosome 2, bHalAlb1.1, whole genome shotgun sequence genome and includes:
- the PPDPF gene encoding pancreatic progenitor cell differentiation and proliferation factor; translation: MASIPSSGSLMATHNYYRRRLSSTSSNSSCGSSEYSGEVIPHPPGLPKSDPGHWWASFFFGKTTHPAMTTVSESPESSGTLRVTTGPMACGLVPAPGAGRRRHASEPSSGPSA